Proteins from one Enterobacter bugandensis genomic window:
- a CDS encoding glutathione S-transferase family protein — MLTVHHLNQSRSHRVIWALEELALPYEIVHYQREKNMLAPDSLKKVHPLGKSPVIEDNGLILAESGAILEYLQETYDAESRLKPLDPAHKVQYRFWLHYAEGSLMPLLLMKLVFSSLGKPPVPFGIRTLGKALGQGVQKAYLNPQLETHARFIDSHLAKNSWFAGETLSMADIQMSFPLFALLARGGIANLPHIQAWKQKVETSPGWQRTLQQGGPLTIPGED, encoded by the coding sequence ATGCTCACGGTACATCACCTTAACCAGTCGCGCTCGCACCGCGTGATCTGGGCGCTGGAAGAGCTCGCCCTGCCTTATGAGATTGTTCACTACCAGCGCGAAAAGAACATGCTGGCACCCGACTCCCTCAAAAAGGTGCATCCGTTGGGCAAATCGCCGGTCATTGAAGATAACGGGCTGATCCTTGCGGAGTCAGGCGCCATTCTGGAGTATCTGCAGGAAACCTATGATGCCGAATCGCGGCTGAAGCCTTTAGACCCCGCGCATAAGGTGCAATACCGCTTCTGGCTGCATTACGCAGAAGGGTCGCTGATGCCGCTGCTGCTCATGAAGCTGGTCTTCAGCAGCCTGGGCAAGCCGCCCGTGCCGTTTGGCATCCGAACGCTGGGCAAGGCGCTGGGGCAGGGGGTACAGAAAGCGTATCTCAACCCCCAGCTGGAGACCCATGCGCGCTTTATTGACTCACATCTTGCTAAAAACAGCTGGTTTGCCGGAGAGACGTTAAGCATGGCCGACATTCAGATGAGCTTCCCCCTCTTTGCCCTGCTGGCGCGCGGCGGCATTGCTAATCTGCCGCATATTCAGGCATGGAAGCAAAAAGTGGAAACGAGTCCTGGCTGGCAAAGAACCCTGCAACAAGGTGGCCCGTTAACGATCCCGGGCGAGGATTGA